In Sulfurihydrogenibium subterraneum DSM 15120, one genomic interval encodes:
- the ftsZ gene encoding cell division protein FtsZ codes for MEINYDAKNPTKIKVFGVGGGGSNAVARMYQEGLQDVELYIVNTDLQHLNFLPVPNKIHIGESISKGLGAGSKPEIGREAAIENLDKIKEALEGADMVFIAAGLGGGTGTGASPVIAQAAKEMGILTVAVVTKPFSFEGKIRQKIAEEGLSQLREKVDTYLVIHNDRLLQVAGKNVSFAQAFKLVDSILYKSVKGITDLILVPALVNPDFADVKTVMEDAGKALIGVGSARGENKIEDAVMSATTSPLLEGTSIQGARRLLINVEVSPDLSFQEVNEAVSQIRELAHEEAHIIFGAAIINDTEDEIKITVIATDFESEAKKEAKQEQPKLKKPVNIEKISSEERKEEIVKSDLKSDELSYDDLEIPPWIRKGRGG; via the coding sequence ATGGAAATTAATTACGATGCAAAAAATCCAACAAAGATAAAAGTTTTCGGTGTAGGAGGAGGAGGAAGTAATGCAGTCGCAAGAATGTACCAAGAAGGATTACAGGACGTAGAATTATATATAGTTAACACAGATTTACAACATTTAAACTTTTTACCTGTTCCCAACAAGATTCACATAGGAGAGAGTATCAGTAAAGGATTAGGAGCTGGGTCAAAACCAGAAATTGGCAGAGAAGCTGCAATAGAAAATTTAGATAAGATAAAAGAAGCACTGGAAGGTGCTGATATGGTATTTATTGCAGCTGGTTTAGGAGGAGGTACTGGAACTGGTGCAAGCCCAGTAATAGCTCAAGCAGCTAAGGAAATGGGAATTCTTACAGTAGCTGTTGTTACAAAACCTTTTAGCTTTGAAGGTAAAATAAGACAAAAAATAGCAGAGGAAGGTTTATCACAGCTAAGAGAAAAAGTTGATACTTATTTAGTAATTCATAACGATAGACTATTACAAGTTGCTGGGAAAAATGTATCATTTGCTCAAGCTTTTAAACTTGTAGACAGCATTCTTTATAAATCTGTTAAAGGAATAACAGACCTAATATTAGTTCCTGCATTAGTTAACCCTGACTTTGCAGATGTTAAAACTGTAATGGAAGATGCAGGAAAAGCACTTATTGGTGTTGGTTCTGCTAGAGGTGAGAATAAAATAGAAGATGCTGTAATGTCCGCAACTACATCTCCATTATTAGAAGGAACTTCTATACAAGGCGCAAGAAGATTGCTTATAAATGTAGAAGTTAGTCCAGATTTATCTTTCCAGGAAGTTAATGAAGCAGTTTCTCAAATAAGAGAACTTGCCCACGAAGAAGCTCATATAATATTCGGTGCAGCGATTATAAACGACACAGAAGACGAAATAAAAATTACAGTAATCGCCACCGACTTTGAAAGTGAAGCAAAAAAAGAAGCTAAACAAGAACAACCTAAATTAAAAAAGCCAGTTAATATAGAGAAAATATCTTCTGAAGAAAGAAAAGAAGAAATAGTAAAATCTGATTTAAAATCAGACGAGCTTTCTTACGATGACCTTGAAATTCCACCTTGGATAAGGAAAGGAAGAGGTGGTTAA
- a CDS encoding D-alanine--D-alanine ligase — translation MSKKIALLYGGYSREREISIKSGKAVEGSLQRLGYDYQVFDPIEKDKFIEKIIDYKPDLAFIALHGKGGEDGTIQSLLEFLDIPYTGSDSKTSMVCMDKVLTKMYLEKFGINTPKWNFFLKIEDALSFKPDFPAVVKAPNEGSSIGVYIVNNQDEYKKAIEEAFKLDEKVLVEQFIRGRELTVGILDDEVFDIVEVVVEEGFYDYQNKYITGKTKYICPAELPSQIYKTVQNIGYQTYKTLNCKGQARVDIILDYSLTPYVLEVNTIPGMTEFSLLPKAAAVKGISFDQLVERIIKSGLKK, via the coding sequence TTGAGTAAAAAAATCGCACTTCTTTACGGAGGCTACTCAAGAGAAAGGGAAATATCTATAAAAAGTGGAAAAGCAGTTGAAGGATCTCTCCAAAGGTTAGGATACGATTACCAAGTTTTTGACCCAATTGAAAAAGATAAGTTTATAGAAAAAATAATAGATTACAAACCAGATTTAGCATTTATAGCCCTTCACGGAAAAGGAGGAGAAGACGGAACTATCCAGTCTTTATTAGAATTTTTAGACATTCCTTACACAGGTTCAGATTCAAAAACAAGCATGGTCTGTATGGATAAAGTCCTTACAAAGATGTATTTAGAAAAGTTTGGTATTAACACACCTAAATGGAACTTCTTTTTAAAAATAGAAGATGCACTGTCTTTTAAACCAGACTTTCCAGCTGTTGTAAAAGCTCCAAATGAAGGCTCTTCTATAGGCGTATACATAGTTAATAATCAAGATGAGTATAAAAAAGCTATAGAAGAAGCATTTAAGTTAGATGAAAAAGTGTTAGTAGAACAGTTTATAAGAGGAAGAGAGTTGACTGTTGGAATACTTGACGATGAAGTGTTTGATATAGTAGAAGTAGTTGTAGAAGAAGGGTTTTATGATTACCAGAACAAGTATATAACAGGAAAAACAAAGTATATCTGTCCTGCAGAGCTCCCCTCTCAAATCTACAAAACTGTCCAAAATATAGGATATCAAACATACAAAACTTTAAACTGTAAAGGACAGGCAAGAGTTGATATAATATTAGATTATAGTTTAACACCATACGTTTTAGAAGTTAATACTATTCCTGGAATGACTGAGTTTAGCTTACTGCCAAAGGCAGCTGCTGTAAAAGGAATCTCATTTGACCAGTTGGTAGAAAGAATAATAAAAAGTGGTTTGAAAAAATGA
- the murB gene encoding UDP-N-acetylmuramate dehydrogenase — MIKIEHLKNFSLKDFCTIKVGGTGKVVFFPKNTEEISFLIKEYGIKNIFPLGIGSNLIFSDGFIDRVFIHSKNLKHYEITQKNDTFYLTLEAGVSFKTINNIVKKYNLEGFENLSGIPATVGGAVAMNAGAYGSEIFDILEEVWWIDKNGNLIHSKKQDIKHSYRYSQFQEEGFVYKAKIKLKKSDKDIFQVIKQHLLDRNKKQPLDLPTAGSTYKNPPQTYAGKLIEQVGLKGYRINDIGFSSKHANFLVNYKDARFEDLINLLQLAEKKVYETFGIKLEREVKIVE, encoded by the coding sequence ATGATTAAAATAGAACATTTAAAAAACTTTAGTCTAAAAGATTTTTGCACTATAAAAGTAGGTGGAACAGGAAAGGTAGTTTTTTTTCCAAAAAATACTGAAGAAATCTCATTTTTAATAAAAGAGTACGGTATAAAAAATATCTTCCCCCTTGGAATAGGTAGCAATCTAATTTTTTCTGACGGGTTTATAGACAGAGTTTTTATCCATTCTAAAAACTTAAAACATTATGAAATAACTCAAAAAAACGATACATTTTACTTAACCTTAGAAGCAGGAGTAAGTTTTAAAACTATTAACAACATAGTAAAAAAATACAACCTTGAAGGATTTGAAAATCTCTCTGGAATTCCTGCAACAGTTGGAGGAGCTGTTGCAATGAACGCAGGAGCTTACGGGTCAGAGATTTTTGATATATTAGAAGAAGTATGGTGGATAGATAAGAACGGTAATTTAATACACTCAAAAAAACAGGATATAAAACACTCTTACAGATACTCTCAATTTCAAGAAGAAGGATTTGTTTACAAAGCAAAGATAAAATTGAAAAAAAGCGATAAAGATATTTTTCAAGTAATAAAACAACACCTTTTAGACAGAAACAAAAAACAACCCCTTGACTTACCAACTGCAGGGTCTACTTACAAAAATCCACCACAAACCTATGCAGGAAAACTTATAGAGCAGGTAGGACTAAAAGGCTACAGAATAAACGATATAGGTTTTTCATCAAAACACGCAAACTTTTTAGTTAATTACAAAGACGCAAGATTTGAAGACTTAATAAATCTTCTTCAACTTGCCGAAAAGAAAGTATACGAAACATTTGGAATAAAACTTGAAAGAGAGGTAAAGATAGTTGAGTAA
- the pgsA gene encoding CDP-diacylglycerol--glycerol-3-phosphate 3-phosphatidyltransferase, with protein MSIGLANLITLSRLALIPFIIYFILEDKYFLSGFLVLLAIISDYLDGIVARLSNDVTKHGELLDPAVDKIFTVSVLTAFVSKHYISPFEVFLMVSREMLVTWVRSVMVNKGVVIPAFFLGKVKTTLQLAAILLLALNFIDYGTILLWFSIFVAYISGFEYFMIFYKEKAWK; from the coding sequence TTGTCAATAGGTTTAGCTAATCTAATTACACTATCAAGGTTAGCTTTAATACCCTTTATAATCTATTTTATTTTAGAGGATAAATATTTTCTTTCAGGATTTTTAGTCTTATTGGCCATTATTTCAGATTATCTTGATGGAATAGTGGCAAGGTTATCAAACGATGTAACAAAACACGGAGAGCTTTTAGACCCTGCAGTAGATAAAATATTTACAGTATCTGTACTTACTGCCTTTGTATCAAAACATTACATATCTCCTTTTGAAGTTTTTCTTATGGTATCACGAGAAATGTTGGTAACTTGGGTTAGAAGTGTTATGGTTAATAAAGGTGTTGTTATTCCTGCATTTTTTCTTGGAAAAGTTAAAACCACTCTTCAACTTGCCGCAATTTTACTTTTAGCACTCAACTTTATAGACTATGGAACCATTCTTTTGTGGTTTTCTATTTTTGTTGCATATATAAGTGGATTTGAGTATTTTATGATCTTTTATAAGGAGAAAGCGTGGAAGTAA
- the htpX gene encoding zinc metalloprotease HtpX codes for MVNQLKTVLLLGVLTGMFLAIGHLVAGKQGMIVAFVVALIMNFFAYFFSDKMALAMYGAREIPYEEAPWLHQMVEELARKAGIPKPKIYLAPIHVPNAFATGRDPNHAAVAVTSGILQILNRDELRGVLAHELGHIKNRDILISSIAATIGGAISMLANMAYYTAFLGGKDEENNNTLANIIGSVILFIVAPLAATLIQMAISRSREFIADETGAKISGCPLCLANALRKLEEMAHNPELQQLASQEVNPGTAHMMIVNPLRVDTIVKLFSTHPPTEERIRRLEELAKKMSYGYNFA; via the coding sequence ATGGTAAACCAGTTGAAAACAGTTTTACTACTTGGTGTCCTTACAGGTATGTTCCTTGCAATAGGACACTTAGTAGCTGGAAAACAAGGTATGATAGTAGCTTTTGTAGTTGCACTTATAATGAACTTTTTTGCATACTTTTTCTCCGACAAAATGGCATTGGCTATGTATGGAGCAAGGGAAATACCTTACGAAGAAGCTCCTTGGCTACATCAAATGGTAGAAGAACTTGCAAGAAAAGCAGGTATACCTAAACCCAAGATTTACTTAGCACCAATACACGTACCTAACGCTTTTGCAACTGGTAGAGACCCAAATCACGCTGCTGTAGCTGTTACATCAGGGATTTTACAAATATTAAACAGAGATGAATTAAGAGGCGTTTTAGCACACGAGTTAGGACACATTAAAAATAGAGACATATTAATATCTTCTATAGCAGCTACAATTGGTGGAGCTATATCTATGCTTGCTAATATGGCATACTATACAGCTTTCTTAGGTGGCAAAGATGAAGAGAACAATAATACGTTGGCAAATATTATAGGTTCTGTAATATTATTTATTGTTGCACCATTGGCAGCAACGTTAATTCAAATGGCTATTTCAAGGTCAAGAGAGTTTATAGCAGATGAAACAGGAGCTAAAATATCTGGTTGTCCTTTATGTCTTGCAAACGCTCTAAGAAAGTTAGAAGAGATGGCTCATAATCCAGAATTACAGCAATTAGCAAGTCAAGAGGTTAATCCTGGTACAGCTCATATGATGATTGTTAACCCATTAAGAGTAGACACAATAGTGAAACTATTTTCCACTCACCCTCCAACAGAGGAGAGAATAAGAAGACTGGAAGAGTTAGCAAAAAAAATGAGTTATGGGTATAATTTCGCTTAA
- a CDS encoding cell division protein FtsQ/DivIB: MIKKVIVVALWISICAVVGYMSPTLPLVKDVISIKTINVKGTDKFKEEDIKQIFKSQNWFFISENNINEKLKQYPFVKNVSVYKPQIGQIDLVVEERKPFAILSINGKSYIVDDEGKILDYENFNKDNLLKINVVEQKFLSYKEVFSKIEKLVNNLGIKPKEITISKAELAVLTDQNNMLVFSIENLEEELKKAKIFFAKNSIGNYTYLNFSFDEMIIAKK; encoded by the coding sequence ATGATAAAAAAAGTTATTGTCGTTGCTTTATGGATTAGCATATGTGCAGTAGTAGGGTATATGTCACCTACTTTGCCTCTTGTTAAAGATGTTATATCTATAAAAACTATTAACGTAAAAGGTACAGATAAGTTTAAAGAAGAAGATATAAAACAGATTTTTAAAAGTCAAAACTGGTTTTTCATATCAGAAAATAATATTAACGAAAAATTAAAACAATATCCTTTTGTAAAAAATGTAAGTGTTTATAAACCACAAATAGGGCAGATAGATTTAGTTGTAGAAGAAAGAAAACCTTTTGCCATTTTATCTATAAATGGTAAAAGCTACATAGTTGATGATGAAGGTAAAATATTAGACTATGAAAACTTTAACAAAGATAATTTACTTAAAATAAATGTTGTAGAACAAAAATTTTTGTCTTATAAAGAGGTTTTTTCTAAAATAGAAAAATTAGTAAATAATCTTGGAATTAAGCCTAAAGAAATAACTATTTCTAAGGCAGAGTTGGCAGTATTAACAGATCAAAATAACATGCTAGTATTCTCCATAGAAAATTTAGAAGAAGAATTAAAAAAAGCAAAAATATTTTTTGCAAAGAATAGCATAGGAAACTATACTTATTTAAATTTTAGTTTTGACGAAATGATTATAGCAAAAAAATAA
- the plsY gene encoding glycerol-3-phosphate 1-O-acyltransferase PlsY, which translates to MEVNSFFIYVIATYLIGSIPFGLIIGKLFGKDVRKEGSGNIGATNVTRVIGKKAGIFVLLLDAIKGFFPVYVAKYYFPSKYISIIALTAVIGHCFSIYLKFKGGKGVATAFGVLLALSSKTALIVLTFWLGVFLTTGYVSLASVLSAGISWSVIHVLLDDINYTFASFFIAIIIIFKHKSNLDRFLEGKENRFIHK; encoded by the coding sequence GTGGAAGTAAATAGTTTTTTTATATATGTAATAGCAACATACTTAATAGGGTCTATTCCTTTTGGGTTAATAATAGGAAAACTTTTTGGTAAAGATGTAAGAAAAGAAGGAAGTGGAAACATAGGAGCTACAAACGTAACAAGGGTTATAGGAAAAAAGGCTGGAATATTTGTTTTGCTGCTTGATGCTATAAAAGGATTTTTTCCAGTTTACGTTGCAAAGTATTATTTTCCCTCAAAATATATATCTATTATAGCTTTAACAGCAGTTATTGGACATTGCTTTTCAATCTATCTTAAATTTAAAGGTGGTAAGGGTGTGGCTACCGCTTTTGGAGTTTTGTTAGCACTTTCTTCAAAGACAGCTCTGATAGTTTTAACTTTTTGGTTAGGTGTTTTTTTAACTACAGGTTATGTTTCGTTAGCATCTGTACTGTCAGCAGGTATTTCTTGGTCGGTAATTCATGTTTTATTAGATGATATAAATTATACTTTTGCCAGCTTCTTTATAGCCATAATTATAATATTTAAACATAAGAGCAATTTAGATAGATTTTTAGAAGGTAAAGAAAATAGATTTATACATAAATAA
- the ftsA gene encoding cell division protein FtsA: MAKSKIFVALDVGSSKISTIFGDLDEIGNLYVIGSGESLSKGIEKGTVISPSDAIKSIKESITTGENASGFKVSAVLVNIGGQHIEAKKEKESIAFSMPNKEIEKNDVNSLIEKINSKYQSDSTTILHIIPTKYILDDEDIVYDPIGLIGSKLTGEFTVITIKTSTYNNIKKIIESTGLRIIDTIVNSLASATSVLYPEEKELGVALIDIGGSLSDIAIYKNGSLEMLKSIPLGGSLITKDIAFRFKISKELAESVKIHYGMASTEFLEINDYIEVPFRENEESIKIERKDLVETIEWRLTEIFELLRKELEKSGLYDKLTSGIVLTGGVANTPYIQDLAERVFEKDVRIGKPKEFKCFSEKLYSPQYSTAIGMLQFMSNTLEKTEIQYNNNDKNLLNIEGVINKIFNKFKEMF; encoded by the coding sequence ATGGCAAAGAGTAAAATTTTTGTTGCTTTAGATGTAGGAAGTAGTAAGATATCTACAATATTTGGAGATTTAGATGAAATAGGTAATCTATACGTTATTGGCTCAGGAGAATCATTATCAAAAGGTATAGAAAAAGGAACAGTAATTAGCCCGTCAGATGCTATAAAATCCATAAAAGAGAGTATAACAACAGGTGAAAATGCATCCGGATTTAAAGTAAGTGCTGTTTTAGTTAATATTGGTGGACAACATATAGAAGCAAAAAAAGAGAAGGAAAGTATAGCTTTTTCAATGCCAAACAAAGAGATAGAGAAAAATGATGTAAATTCTTTAATAGAAAAAATTAACTCAAAATATCAGAGCGATTCTACAACAATTCTTCATATTATCCCTACAAAGTACATTTTAGACGATGAAGATATCGTATACGACCCTATAGGATTAATAGGAAGTAAATTAACAGGAGAGTTTACAGTTATTACGATAAAAACTAGCACATACAATAATATAAAAAAAATTATTGAATCTACAGGATTAAGAATTATAGATACAATAGTTAATTCATTAGCTTCCGCAACTTCTGTGTTATATCCTGAAGAAAAAGAATTAGGAGTTGCTCTTATAGATATAGGTGGGAGTTTAAGTGATATAGCTATATATAAAAACGGTTCTTTAGAAATGCTTAAATCTATACCATTAGGTGGTTCCTTAATTACAAAGGATATAGCCTTTAGATTCAAAATATCTAAAGAGTTAGCAGAGAGTGTAAAAATCCATTATGGAATGGCAAGTACAGAATTTTTAGAGATAAATGATTACATAGAAGTGCCTTTTAGGGAGAATGAAGAAAGCATAAAAATTGAGAGAAAAGATTTAGTTGAAACAATAGAATGGCGATTGACAGAAATATTTGAGCTACTCAGGAAAGAACTTGAAAAATCTGGATTGTACGATAAATTAACTAGTGGCATCGTATTAACAGGAGGTGTTGCAAATACACCATACATTCAAGATTTAGCTGAAAGAGTGTTTGAAAAAGATGTTAGAATAGGAAAACCTAAAGAGTTCAAGTGCTTTAGTGAAAAACTTTACAGCCCACAATATTCAACAGCAATAGGAATGTTACAATTTATGTCAAACACCTTAGAAAAAACCGAAATACAATATAATAATAATGATAAAAATTTATTAAACATTGAAGGTGTAATTAATAAAATATTTAATAAATTTAAAGAAATGTTTTAA